The nucleotide sequence ggaaaaaaaaaaaagtatctggGAAAAATGTAGTTATTTTAGTCTGACGCCAGTCCCATctgctaacatggaggaggcggggtttatgacctatactgctgccagacaccagggggcgatagagacgttttggcttcatatTTGGGGAGCTGCCGCGTGGTCCATGTTGCTTACAGTCATTGGTTAGTaccatggttgctaggcaacctgagcagcggGACTGGCCTGATGTACCTTGAATTGGAACAGGCATCAGGAGCAGGAAACGAAGCCGAAAGAGCGCGAAAGATGGAGACGCAGGTACCTTGGCAAAACAGAGCAGAGTTTAAAATGGTTAGGGAGTACCTGTACTCAAAGGACCCCTGTCTGCAGAGGTTTGCGTTGGAAAGGATCTCGGCTTGGAGGGTCACGGATGCTGACAGCTCCCCTGCGAAAGTGATAGTGGACTGCACAGCGGAGCTGTTGCGGTGCCACTTGCGGGACTCCTCCGGAAATCTGGACGGAGAATCACTGCGCATGATGTATGTGATGGTTATTATCAGATTCGTCAATCTGATCACCGAGGTGATGAAAAACGTAACAGTCCCACCGTGGGTGGTGGACCTAGGCCACAATATGGAACATGGGCTTGATCCTAATTTGAACTTGTGCCGAAAGGCATGTAAGATGGCCCTGGAGCTGGTAGAGCAGGAGTTCTGGTCCAGGCAGTTGGGAGGAGAGGATGAGGAAGCTGACTTAAAGCGGCAGGAGGATGAGGCTACACGTAGCAGCATCCCCGGGGCCTCAGGCACCAGCCCGGACAGCTGAGGGCTTCCATCTGGATTACAAACATCAAGAGAGATGTCATGCTTTGACTCTTATTTTGCTAAAGCAATTTTGAAGCAgaaaaaatgttcaaaaaatGTTCTTACAaatttaacaaattaaaatggTTAAGCACTGTATTCTCTGTTGATTCTTGAACTTAGCGTTTCAGTGTTTTAGTTTTCCAATATACAAACTTTTTTGCAAGTGTCTGacattaaatagaagaaacaaCACATCTGAATCCTAAAAATTAATAATCAGATGAACTGACACTAAACATATGTGGTAGTTGTGGTCATTTGGGTCAGGTGGAAGCCTCTGtgttcttttttaatatttttattaggTGGCAGAGGAAAAATGTTTAACAcagaccttcccaaagtgtggggcagagccattgcaggggggcgcggcatgaaaagggaaaaaaaataaaataaaaacaacgcttggacactgctagcacgggcgcctacacaaacgcaaagcaggagatgaagcatagctcaatatgtttccaaaccaacttcattctaacccaaagactagaaaatatagtgaagcatatcttccctttggtttcacctgcacaagtgccaaggtaggtctcccctgcagaattggtttgttgggctgttcaaatcacagacaaacagtatcccgcagttgtttgtttttaaacccattttgcacagagaggcatttttttgaaaaatttaTTGATAGCAAtcttgaatattattacacaggaaaaaaaacaactacatgtaaaataattacaccgtgacgcctctgcctttctaaatagagggacagtaactgcctgtttatatgtaagcgtgtaaaacctgaagatagagacaaaatactgttaatctgactatctactattctgcaattcatctcatgtaaacaataacgtggcgcacatacctttgacgttgcatgacaaactctgtattcctggtccacacataaacgcaaaaaatgagttttaaaaaatctccgttttcggtgattcGAAACTCCGTTTACGAGTggacgaaacagctgcgttagtagtttattttcttactacctgccaacatttttcttgtaaaacaaagggggcccagcgaaaaaagtttgggaaccactgcattACTGCAACAGTGTGCAGCAACATTAAAATGACCTGCTTTATGTCATGTAGGTCCTTTAACACTGACACTTCTGTGGAGGTCAATGTGTAGAAATGCTACAGGtgggctgtttgtttgtttgttctttagtCAGTGTGGCCGACAAGATGACGTTAGACGTCTGTGGTATGAGTGTGACAAACGCTTTCAGCCTTAAAGGGTCCAAAAACATTTATTACTGATGAAATTCACAAATCTCTACATTCACATTGCAGCACggaacaataaaaacatttaaaaataaaaccacagcAGGTTGTGATGGAAAATACACATGATATAAAAAATTACACATGATGAAGTAgatttctttaagaaaaaaagatcatTTAAACAAGTATTTTAAGCACTTTGGCAGAATTGGCTTTTACATGTGATATATTTCATAATGTTTAATAAGCTTCATACAGTTAAGCACAATCACTGCATGACAGAAACACAAGCTTAATCTCTCTTAATAATAATAGTGTACAGCTACGCTgcttattaaataaaaacaaacaggttacaatgcttttatttttattttagtagaGACTCAAAACTTAGaacagacagctgctggggtttggaaaagaactgaacaaatattttaaatatacttTAATCATTTCTGGAGCAGCCTTTGGGATCTCCAAAGGCTCTCACTGTCACCAGCTAGTGCCATTGTCACTAGCTGGTCATAAAGTGTTACTCAGTCAGCCGTGCCAACCACAACCCTGGCAGTGTTTGTCTGCTTCAAACAGTGTTACCAGCttctcagtaaggaaaatcggtATTGACTTTCCAAAAAGTCATCAAAAGTGGCTAAATGACATCATCGACTAATTTGCAGAATTCATCAGATTATGTAAACTGTAGGAGAGAGATTAATAACATCATGGAAGTGAAATAAAGTGAGTAAACACCCTTAGATGATTAGATTTAGTTGCGGGGTGTGCAACAAACCCTTTTGCTTGCGCCGAGCGGGATTTGTGGGACGTCTTCGTTGTCATGGCTACCGAGGAGAGCTTGGATCGAGCTGGCCATGAATGGTTATGAATGGGTTCAATTGATCCTTTCTCCATTGTCCAATGTCATTTCTATAGCACGTTTAAAGGTAACACAGCTGACCAAAGGGCTTTACAAGTCAATTCATGCACAtgtataaaattgaatcaaatgaaatttgttttattagccaatttaaccttttaactttatgcacattgcatcatgCAAAAATGAAATCTTTTATGTGGCAATACCGGCTTTTgtactttggaaaaaaaaaaaaaaaaaaaaaaccaacagctgtaaccatatttatacaattttcatgtattttcttagtggctccttggtggaggagacacccaccctcagggcttccaaagctagtatactcttactgctggtcccaagcctggataaatgagagggttacatcaagaaggtcacttgatgtaaaaatgtgtttggatccatctgctgtgattccctccTCAGGAAAATAAGGGAAGAGCCAAAAATGTCCAAtactgtagtttttgttttctctttttaatcaaacataactcagtagagctccattttcacctaatgttaatgtacagtaagtactaattgtgggctagcagaagctaggaggttagataatgaaggtgatgactaagtaacattttgtaaattacAGAGTAGCTCTTAATTACACAGAGCTAGGCTAGGTGATCAACTAtttggcacagctgacagactttctttcagataattgacctgttggagtcgtggttcaataagtcatccgtttgtgaggtgagtcaatttcatcaaCCAGCAGCTCGTTAGCTGACTGGCTGCttaactgtctcagtaacggagccaaactcctccttgagcagtttgaacacgttgtcCGAGAACTCGTCTCTTGGCCTGCCCGTGCCGTTCAGCTGCACCGGCAGGAGGTCGGGGTGGTGTGGGATGTAAGAGGACGGGCAGTGCAGCTCATTTAGAGTAAACCAGAAGGTGTCCGGATCCACCTGGATTAAGTgtcggaacacactgtgcaggaaagggaaagaaacatgGGAACGGGATTAGTTCTGAGCTGTGTCttgctttgtatgtaatatctattgtatggaaaacaccttcctataatccaaagtgacagactgaaccagttttgctggctttaacatgcggaccaacagtttaactataagctcattaactcaacactgcctttctcttcgggtttgttttttaaaatcacctccaagcaggaaaacactTAAGTAtattaaagcatgtgttttACTTGTGGCtattgctagttagctctgtTGTGTGCCAACCTGAAGTTAGCTTAACTGCTCCTGTCGGTTTTAGCCACCACTGCTGAACTACATCTgcgtatttctggaagttcTTTCTCAAGGGACAAAATGAGTGAGGGTGATATTTAAATCAAgcccacaaactgatttactaaagtttgGGCTAAAGGGCtaaaagtcttatattacattattataaagacttaccttaaacaggcttcttgcagtctgatgggttgtctggagctcaggtagggtagacaggcttcacaaactacatctaggtctgcttcagctgagaaaaccaaacacaggacatttttactCATATCaaaattgtaatacttttaccttttatccagaaattacaacagaaatcaacttgtaaaagaaaattaaaaaaaaaaagaataaaatggaaCAAAGTTAATTTCACTTattaatcacagcagcagaatacagtttgagctcggtgcctggtcttcgggtggatcactccctacaaatatgttactcatgaaactccaggagcatacaggtggatgctggggtggtggatgggctgaaacagcaggcagtggtgcagcaggatgtgaggcAAGTGGGGCACGTTACATGCGCAGCTCCAGGCTTCACTACATACATGGGTACTGTTGTGAGTGCTTCTTTTATGATAATGTCTAGTGCATGCACATAATGACGcttttatatccaaaagaacaaaacctttaaaaatatgatcctgGTTCCAAAAATATGGGGTAAAGATAAGGGAAAGAAGAGGAACTAGGAAAAATACGAAAGAGTATAAAAAGTAGACCAAGCCTGGACTTTACCTCTGCTAACTCCTAATGAGCTCAGCAAAActgctgaggtggttcagggaGGATTTCACAGCAGGCCGTTTGCACATCCCTGGATTTCAGACATCCACTCTTCCACTATTTATGGGCCTGACTATGTGCAGCGCTTCAGCTGCTGAACTGTGCAGTTTGATTGCAATTTTCTGTGAGGTTGTGTGACGAGAAAGAGCCCATTCTTCTTAAGTATTCCACGTGACCAGTTTTTAATCGTAAATGAGGATCACGTGCTGTGGCTTTAACAGCCTCACGTGTGGAATTTTAAAGACAATCTGACAAAATATCTGTAGATCATGTTGTTGTGTTACAAGTCAATATAGAATCAGAGCAATGTTTTAACTTCTTTTGCTGAAATAATCTACCAGTGTTAAAAAGTGATGTGCCAGTTGCTCTGATGTCCGCTGATCAAACAGATCAAACAGTgtataaaaagtataaaagtagACGTGTGTTTTGCGAGGTCAGAACGTTAAAGCTTACCAACACTAATTCTGCCTGTCCAGATCAGCATTTATTCTTGAAATTGCCCACTCCCACTACATACCACCTCTCCCTCACCACTGCTGGTTAATCTCCTTTTTAAACCCATCCTTGtcccacccactgtgaactgaagccacagacatactgaaacccacttcacagaataatcacaaagagcatctcaaacacacaacatgtatcgtgcctgtttatctgcacactatACTGTATGAGAGAGTTTGGAGTACAGAAAGTGCTGTAAGCTAttttaaaggaacagtttcacaaacaacctgatttcttacaaattgaaacaattgtctttacactgcagtcactgttagatgtaacgctggctctggaaaggctgcagacagctctgtcacctttgtgactCTTCCTCTGTCAGCGATGAACCTCAGTGGGAGGGTGTGACATTCATGATGTTCacaatgagaataagaaagaaaagtatttccttgtgcccccctctccctgttaatgccctacctggcaccctggcaacactttgctagacccgcccctgcacagttaccagctgtcagctacgtagaaaaggatgctgatgttatttgtctctcagaaacagctcataacttcccttcaactcattcatgtcacctaacaggtaaacctgtttctccatcacctgttcagctctgatgattcagtaaggacatctcctggtttcatcttcatgtttccctctcaccagatatacaaaccgatatcatgaccagcagctttacagctgtggctccagcaaacatcagctgatactagaaattaatattaaatacattctaacaacagctgatcaagcttaaacgtgctgctgttgtttaacgtgacatccgctggtttcctctttctggcgcaaagtgggcgataaataaacaagagagaaaagccgatcagctgatcattgatcagtttcatgattgagtagaaacaggagagaatgacaggagaagaagatgcagctatgcagctgtgcagcgtaacgacagaacagtgttgggaaggttacttttaaaatgtattccactacagaatactgaatacatgccccaaaatgtattctgtaacgtattccgttacgttactcaatgagagtaacgtattctgaatactttggaatacttaatatattatcatgctgtttacaactacatgaatgtcctattgctgtgatttattactgttactgaaggtacgTAGtacgaaacgtagtaaagggacctctggctaatacggtgggttcgtgtcgggctggtagccgaaaactagctttactttgttgtctgggtcaactttgcttgcgggagacagagagaggcgttgaaaggctgctccaacggaacttattttttccggaggaaaacacgaacacagtgtacagttgagtcttaatagcttacttacaaatgggctcgtcaggcactcttcttggctgctgtggttattattatatttacatgcttccagctcccgtttttgctccgtgacagctcggacttttcctttctctccctccctcgctcacagacacataacgtgtatggcagtccattctccctgcagcacggactacactgcccatcaggctacatgctttagagctatgcctgtagcattctgccttttagcttagcacaacaacaacaacaaaaaagcgctctctcacccaggaaacacgcagagagagagcgtcaccccgtaaccatggcaaccgtaacgctgccgcctggaacaacagaacgtagctgtcaaacaaacccaaacagtcctgacccgcgacaatatgaaacaggaaagtaccgccgtgtattccatttatttcaacaaagtaactgtattctgaataccacctttttaaacggtaactgtaacggaatacagttactcatattttgtattctgaatacgtaacggcggtacatgtattccgttactccccaacactgcgacagaataaatccagctttcttttcattctagctaaagtacgggacaaactgttccttctcagctcaacacgaaacgcgtaataatttctctgaatgcgggacgattccgtttgtacggggagagttggcaactctactaaccttatggataaaataaagttcactatcagtaaaatcatagcacccacccagctgtatagaaactccgtcatgctagctagcacgcagtaccagttattgtaactgactgtaaaaactcagcacaacgaaaataaactccacctaaacttggtttatatctgacccagatagactgcacgtcataacttcttacctgaagttcagttcatctGACACTCGGACCAGCGTCTGCCTAGGGTCTCTGCTCCGCCTGCCTCCCttctccctcat is from Oreochromis niloticus isolate F11D_XX linkage group LG20, O_niloticus_UMD_NMBU, whole genome shotgun sequence and encodes:
- the LOC112843342 gene encoding ribosomal biogenesis protein LAS1L-like: MYLELEQASGAGNEAERARKMETQRFALERISAWRVTDADSSPAKVIVDCTAELLRCHLRDSSGNLDGESLRMMYVMVIIRFVNLITEVMKNVTVPPWVVDLGHNMEHGLDPNLNLCRKACKMALELVEQEFWSRQLGGEDEEADLKRQEDEATRSSIPGASGTSPDS